The following is a genomic window from Phaseolus vulgaris cultivar G19833 chromosome 6, P. vulgaris v2.0, whole genome shotgun sequence.
GATTTCGAATGAATCTTCTTCAATAGTGAGCTATAAAAATGATAAGTATTTTATCGTGCTTAGTATGACTTAGAATGCAAGATACATATATAAATGTGAttgaaaataaacaatattagTCACATACTTTTATATGGTGTTCATTACAATGTTATGAATCATAGTTATtccttttaacaaattttatggaataaaaattgcataaaTTTAATTGTTGAATCATAATTTGTGTCTTTTTCGTTGGTAATTTGTGAGGAGAGAATAAATTGACACTGCCTATATATAAGGCCAAATTCATTTTCTGAAAACACAAGCaacatcaaaatgaaatgcTTCAAAGGGTGAGAAATAGAGTTTATGAGAAGATCCATCAATGTAGTAATTGTTTATAAATATAGATTTGTGGATAATGGAACCTAaacctaaatcctaaaccctaaactttaCTTATTCATACTGATATGTGGATAATTAACTTATAGGTAACACTGAATTTACTTACGGATTCAAATTCATggataataaaataatgttatacTTATCTACGGTTTTAAATTTGTGGGTAATATCTATAAATAATGCagaatttatttatgaatttaaatatgTGGGTAAAAAATTTGTCGATAAATCTTTTTTTGCAGTATATACCTAAGACATTTCTTTACATCGAGATTATCCAACTTGTACGTAAAACTAAGTAATCCGATAATAGATGGTTTGATAATATCAACAAATACTCGTAAATAGATTATAAATgactttaatattatataaaaaaaaatgaattttaagtttaactaaactttataaaattaattcataaaaatataatttatatttccttatatactataaaatatctATCTATATAGATTAGAGATCACCATATAACTACATAATTTACTAACTAATTGATTTATTAAGGAGAAATAGAAATATGATTGAGAGGAAGAAATAAGTACTTAATGAATCAATTAGAGGAATAAGCAATGAAGTTGGACACCCTCTTCATGAGATGCCAATGCCATGTTACCAATAACATACATTAATTAAACTTTTGGGACACtttttttactatatactaTTCATTAACTTCTAAATCATAATTACGCCCCCGCTTTTTGCTAAGCCCTATTTCAACAAAACAGCCACTTTTACGGCAAATTGTGtcttattttggattttttctcctaaaatttaagttatttaacatttattaaaaataaacacatatttttgttaaatattgAATACGTTTATTTGTACTAACTAAAGCTAACAAAAAAGATTCTGTGAGATAAAGGATGCTATATTTCTTAATATAAGATGGAAAATCTCTCAATAGCAATATTTCCATGTTATACTCTCGTTTTAAAAGTGTTACTATTAAGTATTAATCCTAATTGGTTCACTATTTGGTTAAGATTCAATCTTAAATTAGTCCaatatacaaataattaatGAAAACACATGGCCTACTCTGAACTTTTTTTTCACaatgataaaaaatagttaatacaattaaaagaattaatttATCGTAACCgtttttataataaaagagcattattaaaatattaaaacaaattatattaaaaataatttaatttaatttttatttatttattattataaataaattataaaatcacGTAATTtgatttcttcaattttttatcaaataatacaCCTTAGTAATCATCCAATTacgaaaaataaatatactctTCAAGATTATAAAAATAGCATTCAGTTTATAGAATAATCAAATAACACTATTCTATTAAATAATAGTAATTTGTTCCGTGATAAAAAGaattctttaattttaatgttttataaaaaaatatttaaatttaaaaaatttaggagaaatgaaaaagttatttatacttttttaaaaaataggttAATTGATTAGTTATCTTTCGGTCTATTAATGTTAGAGTGGCAACATCTGCGGCCGACATGAAGGAAAAAACAAAGAGAAGGTGAGGGCATTATGGTAATTCCAAAAACCTTGGAGCTGTTAGCATTAGTAGCAAATCACTAACCGCACTCTCTATCTTGAGTTTTACTCAAGTGACCAACATCAACTATGATGCAACAACATTAACTCATTCACATCTcttgtcttttctttgttgtCCTTCATCCTCCAACTCCAAACATTCACACcaccctctctctctcttcccAAAGGTAAAGTGTGTGTCTCGCTTTGTTTGGGATCAGCATTTTGTGTGGCATGTTAGAGCCAAGATTCAGTGGTGTCCTTTACCTGTGGCTTCTGTGTGGGACTGTGGTTCCAATGGTGGAATCAGCCATAGGGGTCAACTGGGGTACCATTTCTTCTCACAGGCTGAAGCCAACCACTGTGGTTGATCTGCTGAGGGAAAACAAGATCTCAAAAGTGAAGCTCTTTGAGGCAGACTCTGATGTGTTGAGGGCTCTCATGGGGAGTGGCATTCAAGTGATGGTGGGGATCCCCAATGAGATGCTGCCCCTTTTGAGTTCCTCCCCTTCTGCTGCTGATTTGTGGGTTAGACAGAATGTTTCTGCTTATGTGGGTAGAGGGGGTGCTGATATCAGGTGCATATCCAATCCCTTTCTGTTTCAAAATCTCAACTTTTGTTTGTTAGTTACCTTCAGAATGTCTGAGATTTATTTCCAAGTGGTGATTGTTTAAACGGGAATAAcccaatattttattttgataaaaaaaaatgctgATAAGGAATGTTTTCTATTGActgttatatttttaaaagagataGTGGCTGGATTAAGTATCTGGTAGACTAGTCCTTAATAATACATGGCAACCATTGAATATTTTTTGGCAAGTCTTGttcaaacaataataatatgttgatttttaattattatattgaaagTCATATCTATGTGATTTTCAATTGGTTCACAATGTAATTGTATCAAAATTAAAGTCTTGTTCAAAGAATTTGTTTTTGCCATTAGGGTGACAAAAAGGCAACATTGGAGGTTGTCCAGAGAGATCTTAtgctaaataatatttttgaaccttttgtttttaatttctactAGCTTTTCAACTTTTGTACCCTGTGTATTACAGGTATGTTGCTGTTGGAAACGAGCCTTTCCTTTCAGGTTATAATGGTCAATATCAGAACTTAGTGATGCCCGTAATACTCAATATACAACAGTCTCTAGTGAAGGCAAATCTTGGTGGTTATGTAAAACTAGTTGTCCCTTGCAATGCAGATGCTTATCAGTCCTCAGCACTTCCTTCCCAAGGGGCATTCCGGCCTGAACTGACCCAAATCATGACTCAACTTGTTCAGTTCCTCAACTCAAATGGTTCCCCATTTGTTGTTAATATCTACCCCTTTCTTAGTCTTTATGACAATAAAGATTTCCCACAAGAGTATGCATTTTTTGAGGGAACCACTCATGCTGTTCAAGATGGTTCCAATGTTTACACTAATGCATTTGATGGAAACTATGACACTTTAGTTGCTGCCCTCATTAAGCTTGGATATGGTCAGATGCCTATAGTCATTGGAGAAATCGGTTGGCCCTCTGATGGAGCCATTGGTGCAAATACCACTGCTGCAAAGGTTTTCAATCAAGGCTTTATCAATCACGTTGCAAGTAACAAAGGGACCCCCTTGAGGCCAAATGCTCCACCTATGGATGCTTATCTTTTCAGTCTGTTTGATGAAGGAGCTAAGAGCACACTTCCTGGAAACTTTGAAAGACACTGGGGGATATTCTCTTTTGATGGACAGGCAAAGTATCCGCTAAACCTTTTACTTGGGAACAAGGAATTGAAAAATGCAAGGAATGTTGAGTATCTTCCATCTAGATGGTGTGTGGCAAACCCCTCCAGTGATTTGACAAATGTAGTAAACCATATGAGACTAGCCTGTAGTGTTGCAGACTGCACTACCCTTAACTATGGTGGTTCATGTAATGAAATTGGTGAGAAGGGAAATGTATCATATGCTTTTAACAGCTATTATCAGCTACAAATGCAAGATTCACGTAGCTGCGAGTTTGATGGGCTTGGTATCGTTACTTTCCTAGATCCTTCAATCGGTGATTGTCGTTTTCTTGTAGGCGTTACAGATAAAGGCACAGATTCATCTTCGTCTCAAACAACATATCAGTGGTGGATTCTGTTGTTAGTTCTGATTTTACATGGGATTTTTCTGCTTCCAATGTGACATAGGTTTCATTAGTGGGTTTTTGATGGTCCCCTCTTCTTAGACTATTAGAACTAGAATAGCTGATATACTATTTAACCTAAGAAATATTCAAAAGATTCATGGTTTGTAGCCCAGCATATGATTAAGTCATTGTATCATATCAGAGACGGTATAAACACTATCACTTTGTATTGAATATTacacatatttattttatatatgttcTGGTGATTCCTATTCAATTAATTGAATGGatcataatataatttttttaattcacctcttctggaagagcaaGAGCATCATGCATTACAGTTTGCATTTCTGGCAAGCACTGAATTCAAATCTTTCTGACATTTAGTATCTATCTGCCATTAAATTGTTTAGTTTATAGGATATACTTTAATTCAATCTAGGGATGGATAAGCTTTTACCTTTTCCCTTTACATACTTTCTCACTTTGGAGTCATCCATCCTTTTTATTTCAGTTTAAAGGAAGTACTGTACTGTGTCAATAAGTTATACCACGAAATCATTCTACAACGCATAGGAAGGAATAAGACTATTAGTACCCTTTGAAAATTCCTTGGATAGATGATGAAGATAtctgtaaaaaagaaaaattactaGCTTTATTTGTAGTTTTTATCACAATTTATTGTTATAAAACCAATATCTCCCCATTTATATTTTTCCTCTTTCACAAAGGGGATCAGTGAAAGTTAATCTTCCAAATAAATACATTTGAAATCTTTCAGTTAATTTTAGTGCAGGAAGCAATTCTCCTTTCTGTGTTACATGAATCTCCCCATCGTCCTTCTTTAATAGAGCCTTGGCATTTGCCAAAAATCCCTTCAGCAACCTTTTGTTCAACCTGTAGTAATCCATGTCCATTCTCAATAGATGAAGAACAAATTCTACTTAAAGCAAACGTGTCTCCATTGTCCTTGCGATGGTGTACTAGACAAGAATACATGCACCAATAAACTCCCGTGTTATCTTAATTTTGTCAAAATTAAACACAACTACATGATGACCAAGGTCAAGCATCGGTTCCAATAAATCCACTCTTGAAAGGAAAACCAAAGGGTTCACTTGGTTTAGTTggctatttttcttcttttattttgttcaaATAACTCACCAAGGTCAAGCATCGGTTCCAATAAATTCCCACTTTCTGCAtactattttttgttattttaattaacaaaaCAGCTTCAAGAGAGAATATCCTCCTACTTGCTAACTTTAGAGGAGGAGCCTTGTCTAAAATTTGTGTCACCATACACATTTGCCTGAATTTAGGAAGTAGAGAAGCAAACTATACAGTACAATGAATAATAAACATGAAAAGAGTAGaaatatgtttcaattttttcacAGATTattctcttttcctttttcaaGCAAAGCTCCGACACAATTACCAAAACAGCTGCATGGCTGGAAGTTGCTGCTAGCAATGACAATAAGTTGACACTCATACTCTTTTGTCTCTGTTACAGTCATAGAATGAAGTTATTGATGAACAAAACCAAATATTTGAAACTAATAACAACCTCAATCAAGCCTGCATGTAGAAGGAATATGATCACTAACAAAATCTaataactaaaaagaaaaagctACTGAGAAAGGAAACATAACTGGATCTCGCAGTGGCTTTCTCTGGGTATATAAAGCCAGCATGTGGGAAGTTATACACAATGGGATTGAACCTCTGGTCTAGAGAAGAAAATGCTGACACATTTCCTTGAACCTCTTTCTTCAAGTTCCAGCACATTGCTGAGTCCATTACAGTACTTCTTCCCAAAGTCATctgcaaaaacaaaaacaaaaaaacaaaagactATGAAAAGGGTATGATGGAAAAGGGTCCAAGATTGAATCTTTCCATGTCCATGGGTGAAAAGAGACGGAAAAGTGAATAGTTTGTTTGATGGGGTTGACCGTGGGAATCGAGGGAAGTGGCAACGAGGTTGTGGGCAGAACCAAAAGCCCTGGCcaaacaaagagaaaaagaaaagtcaCCCTCCCCAACAAAGAGAATCATATATGCTTTGATGAGTaatgctttttccatttctctgCCTTTGCTGATTCTTCATCCTTTAACTGTGAGTCTTGATCATAATCATCAGCATAAAGATTATCATCATAAACCCTCTCTATATGTATGCAGCCTGCAATAACAAATTCTCCCCCAAAAAATCAAGACAATTCCCTGCTTCATCACAACTTACTACGATACATGCATAAAAATTACtataatatagttttttaaGGGATAAAATacgtttctattttttttcttcatttttctaaatttaaatatattattttatctaaagatattgtaattttttataaaaaaataaaataaatttcaaaaattttagaaataacGAAATCATATGACAattacttatttaaaaaaagtttttcatgatttttAAACATGAACTAGCCTAAAAAAATAGGTCCCTCGAGACATAAAACTAATCATGCATATAATAGGtataaaaaaagtcaaaagcctttccaaaaataaatcataattataattttttttcgtaacaaaatataaagtaaactaaaatattgattatttttatttttttaattttacacatatagttattattaataataaatgttgatattcattattaaaatttcaaattgaagtataatatacaaattttataaaaaaaaataatattagtgtattttaaatactaaaaataattttataaataccaGTTTAACCTCAATTAAACCATTAAATCTTAATTACACTTTTTGACAGGTTTATGGTTTAattttaaaaccatttttttagaTTGGAATTAAACTTTTCATGGGAAGACctattacataaaaataaattattattttcataaaaagaaaaatctaCTTTGCATCTTCTAACccaacaacaaatttaaattttcacaATTTCTAGTCCCGAATCGAGCTCATTTGTATTAATTTGGttcaaataattttagaattagtTATTATCAATACCATTAATggaatttatttgaaaaatccTTCTGCATAAACATTTaattcataaaaattaaaaaaataaatctccATATTGTTGAAATCCAATTTTAGAGAAGCTAATAGAAAATAAGTTCTACAAATTAATTCATGCAGATAATTATGCTTAGTAGTTCCGTATTAGAGTGTCTATTCCATAGAAACTTTCTCAATGAATCTATAGCCTCTTTCTGTCAAACCATAGGCATATACAAGATCCATCCATGGTCTTGAGCATGCAAAATTCATCCATAAGTTCTACAGTACACCACCTCTGTACAGCCAAGTAGGAAATATGACTAGAAACTGATAACCAATATAAACATGGATTCATTAAAGTTTTACACAAGTTgtaaagtttgaaaactgttccACGTGCTACATATCTCCTACACGCCAAACCTGCCCCAAAACATGAAAATGCCCATGAGAAGTATACCAGTTACTGCATCAAT
Proteins encoded in this region:
- the LOC137832107 gene encoding glucan endo-1,3-beta-glucosidase 5-like produces the protein MLEPRFSGVLYLWLLCGTVVPMVESAIGVNWGTISSHRLKPTTVVDLLRENKISKVKLFEADSDVLRALMGSGIQVMVGIPNEMLPLLSSSPSAADLWVRQNVSAYVGRGGADIRYVAVGNEPFLSGYNGQYQNLVMPVILNIQQSLVKANLGGYVKLVVPCNADAYQSSALPSQGAFRPELTQIMTQLVQFLNSNGSPFVVNIYPFLSLYDNKDFPQEYAFFEGTTHAVQDGSNVYTNAFDGNYDTLVAALIKLGYGQMPIVIGEIGWPSDGAIGANTTAAKVFNQGFINHVASNKGTPLRPNAPPMDAYLFSLFDEGAKSTLPGNFERHWGIFSFDGQAKYPLNLLLGNKELKNARNVEYLPSRWCVANPSSDLTNVVNHMRLACSVADCTTLNYGGSCNEIGEKGNVSYAFNSYYQLQMQDSRSCEFDGLGIVTFLDPSIGDCRFLVGVTDKGTDSSSSQTTYQWWILLLVLILHGIFLLPM